GGTCACCACCGTCAACATCCAGCACCTGGAGTCGCTCAACGACGTGACCGAGGCGATCACCGGGGTGCGGCAGCGCGAGACCGTGCCCGACCACGTGGTCCGCGCCGCCGACCAGATCGAGCTGGCCGACATGAGCCCGCAGGCGCTGCGCCGGCGGATGGCGCACGGCAACGTCTACTCCGCCGAGAAGGTGGACGCAGCCCTCTCGCAGTACTTCCGCGAGGGGAACCTGACCGCGCTGCGCGAGCTGGCGCTGCTCTGGCTCGCAGACCGGGTCGACGAGGGGCTGGACCGCTACCGCGCCGAGCACCGGATCGACTCCACCTGGGCGGCCCGGGAGCGGATCGTGGTCCCGGTCAGCGGAGGGCCCGAGTCGGCGACGCTGATGCGCCGGGCCGCCCGGATCGCCTCGCGTTCCTCGGGCGCGGAGTGGCGGGCGCTGCACGTCTCCCGCAGCGACGGGCTGACCCGCCTGGCCTCCGAGGAGCTGCTGGGCCTGCGGCGCAAGGCCGAGGAGTTGGGCGGCACCTTCCACACGGTGACCGGCGACGACACCGCCGAGGCCGTCCTCGACTTCGCCCGCGCCGAGAACGCCACCCAGATCACCCTGGGCGCCAGCCGGCGCGGCCGGGTCTCCACGCTGCTGCGGCCCGGGGTGGGGGAGCGGGTGGTGGCCGGCTCGGGCGACATCGACGTGCACATCGTCAACCACGACTACGCCCGGCAGGGCGCCGTGCGGGAGCGCCGGCCCGACCACCTCGGCCGGCGCCGCCGGCTGCTGGGCCTCGCGGTCGGGGCCGTCGTCCCGGTCCTGGTCAGCCTGGGGCTGCGGCCGTACGCCGACGTGGTGGCGCTGCCCACCGAGGCGATGGTGCTGATGGTGGTCGTGGTCGCCACGGCCATGGTCGGCGGCCTGCTCCCGGCGGTGGTCTCGGCCCTGGTCAGCGGGCTGCTGCTCAACCTGCTCTTCACCCCACCGCTCTACGAGCTGACCGTGGCGGAACCGGAGAACGTGCTGGTGCTCGCGCTCTTCATGGTCGTGGGGATCGCGGTCGCCACGGTGGTCGACGGGGCGGCCCGGCGGACCGCGCAGGCGGTGCGGGCCCGCGCGGAGGCCGACGCGCTCACCGCCCTGGCCCACGACCTGCTCAACGCCTCCGACGACGTGCCGGGGCTGCTCGCCTCGGCGGGGGAGGTGCTGGGCGCCTCCGGCGCGGCCCTCGTCCGCCGCGCGCCGGGCGACGGCGGGCCCGAGGAGGTGCTGGCCTCCTGGGGCGACCCGCCCGCCGACCTGGCTTCGGCCGAGGCGACCGCGGTGGTCGACGACCGGACCACCCTCGCGCTCGCCGGGACCGACCTGCCGGCGGCCCGCCGCAGCCTGCTCAACGCCTACGCCGCGTACGCCGGGGTGATGGCCGAGCGGCGCCGGGCCACCGAGGCGGAGGTGGAGCGGCTGCGGCTGACCGAGGCGGACCGGACCCGGACCGCCCTGCTCTCCGCGGTCTCCCACGACCTGCGCTCCCCGCTGTCCGCGGTGAAGGTCGCGGTGGACAGCCTGTGCAGCCCCGACGTCGCGTGGTCGGCCGAGGACGAGCGGGAGCTGCTGGAGACGATCCAGGAGGCCACCGACCGGCTGATCGGGCTGGTCACCAACCTGCTGGACATGAGCCGCGTGCACACCGGCTCGATCCACCCCCGCAGCACCGAGGTGGTGCTGGCCCACGCCGTGCACGACGCGGTCGCGCCGCTTCCGGGCTCGGCACGGATCGAGGTCGCGGTCGACGAGCAGCTGGTGGCGCTCGCCGACCCGGGGCTGCTGGACCGGGTGCTGGCCAACCTGGGCGAGAACGCGCTCAAGCACACGCCCGCGACCGCGCGGATCCGCGTCGACGGAGCACTCACCGGCGCCGCGGGCGACCGGGTGCTGCTCCGGATCGCCGACACCGGTCCGGGCGTCGGCGGGCGCGACCAGGCCCGGCTCTTCGACCCCTTCCAGCGGTTCGGCGACGTGCCGCGCGACGACGGGGTCGGGCTGGGGCTGGCCGTGGCCCGGGGGCTGACCGAGGCGATGGGTGGCACGCTGAGCGCCGAGGAGACGCCGGGCGGCGGCCTGACCTTCGTGCTGGAGCTGCCCGCGCTGATCCCCACTCTCGAGGAGGAGCTCGCGTGACCCGTGTCCTGGTGGTCGACGACGACCCCGCGATCCGCCGTACGCTCGGCGTCAACCTGCGCGCCCGCGGCTACGAGGTGGAGGTCGTCGGCGACGGCCGCTCGGCCCTGCAGGCGGTCGACGAGCAGCTGCCCGACGTGGTGCTGCTCGACCTCGGGCTGCCCGACCTCGACGGGGTGACCGTGCTCGGCCGGCTCCGGGCGATGGCCGAGGTGCCGGTGATCGTGGTCTCCGCGCGCACCGAGTCCGACGACAAGGTGGAGGCGCTCGACCTCGGCGCGGACGACTACGTCACCAAGCCCTTCTCCATCGAGGAGCTGCTGGCCCGGGTGCGCGCCGCCACCCGCCGCGCCGGGGCCGAGTCTCCGGCGCTGCGGGTCGAGGTCGACGGGCTGGCGCTGGACGTCAGCGACTGCGTCGCCCGGCGCGACGGGGAGGAGATCCGGCTGACCCCGACCGAGTGGCGGATCGTCGAGCACCTGGTCCGTCGGCGGGGGCGGCTGGTGCGTCAGACCGACCTGCTGCACGCCGTCTGGGGTCCTCGCTTCGACCGGCAGACCAACTACCTGCGGGTCCACATGTCCAGCATCCGCCGCAAGCTGGAGCGGGACCCCGGCCACCCGCGGCTCTTCCTCACCGAGCCGGGGATGGGCTACCGCTTCGTCGCCTGATTGCCCGATCAATAAAAAGTCAGGCTTGACTGTTTGTTAGTTGTGCCGCAGGCTGAGCACATGACCGACCAGCCGACCCGTGTCCCGCAGGAGGAGCGCACCCGCGCCATGCGGGCACGCCTGCTGGAGGCGACGGTGGAGTGCCTGGTCGAGCGCGGCTTCTCGGGCACGTCGACCACGCTGGTCTCCCAGCGTGCCGGCGTCTCCCGAGGTGCGCAGCTGCACCACTTCCCGACCAAGAACGACCTGGTCGTCGCGGCCGTCGAGCACCTCACCGCCATGCGCGCCGCCGAGCTGGCCGCCGTGCTGGGCGACGACCCGCGTCGCGAGCACGGCACCCGGGCGGTGCTCGGCACGCTCGCCGACCACTTCACCTCGCCGGTCTTCGTCGCCGCTCTCGAGCTGTGGGTCGCCGCCCGCACCGACGAGCAGCTGCTGGCCGCTGTCCAGCCGCTGGAGCAGCGGGTCGGTCGCGAGACCCACCACCTGACCGCCGCCGCGCTCGGCGTCGACGGCAACGCGCCGGGCACCCGCGAGCTGGTCCAGGCGACCCTCGACCTGCTGCGCGGCCTCGGCCTGGCCAACACGTTCTCCGACGACACCCGTCGTCGCGAGCGGATCCTCGACCAGTGGGCGGTCACCCTCGACGCCGCGCTGGTCTCGACAAGCTCGACCGACGAGCAGACCACCGAAGGAGCCTGACCCTTGCTGGACGACGTCCTGGCCGACCTCACCGCGGAGGGTGACCGGCTCGAAGCGCTGGTCGCCCCGCTCGCCCCCGAGCAGTGGCGCACCCCCACCCCCGCCGAGGGCTGGGACGTGGCCACCCAGGTGGCCCACCTCGCCTGGACCGACGAGGTCGCCGTCAAGGCGGCGACCGACAAGGAGGCGTGGGACGCCGAGGTGATGGGCGCGATCGGCAACCCCGAGGGGTACGTCGACGAGATGGCACTCCAGGGCGGCGCCGTCGACCCCGCCGACCTGCTCGCCCGCTGGCGCACCGCCCGGGCCGCGCTGGTGCAGACCCTGCGCGACTTCCCCGAGGGCCAGAAGCTGCCCTGGTTCGGCCCGCCGATGTCGCCGACCTCGATGGCCACCGCCCGGCTGATGGAGACCTGGGCCCACTCGCTCGACGTGCACGAGGCGCTGGGCGCCGAGCCGGAGCAGAGCGACCGGATCCGGCACGTCGCCCACCTGGCCGTGCGCACCCGCAACTACTCCTTCGCCCAGAACGGGCTGGAGAAGCCGGCCGAGGAGTTCCGGATCGAGCTCACCTCGCCCTCGGGCGAGACCTGGACCTACGGGCCCGAGGACGCCGCGCAGACCGTCACCGGCCCGGCGTACGACCTGTGCCTGCTGGCCACCCAGCGCGTCCACCGCGCCGACACCGCCCTGGTCGCGACCGGCGCCGACGCCGACCGGTGGCTCGACATCGCCCAGTGCTTCGCCGGCCCCGCCGGGGAAGGCAGGGCGGCACGATGACCAGGGTCGTGCGGATCGGCAACTGCTCCGGCTTCTACGGCGACCGGCTCTCGGCGATGCGGGAGATGCTCGAGGGGGGCCCGCTGGACTACCTGACCGGCGACTACCTGGCCGAGCTGACCATGCTGATCCTCGGCAAGGACACGATGCGCGACCCGAGCCTGGGCTACGCGCGCACCTTCGTCCGCCAGGCCGAGGACTGCCTGGGCCTGGCCCTGGAGAAGGGCGTCAAGATCGTCGCCAACGCCGGCGGGCTCAACCCCGCCGGGCTGGCCGACAAGCTCCGCGAGGTGGCCACCGGCCTGGGCCTCGACGCGAGGATCGCCCACGTCGAGGGCGACGACCTGCGCCCCCGCGCGGCCGAGCTCGGCTTCCCGAACGCGCTGACCGCCAACGCCTACCTGGGCGGCTTCGGCATCGTCGCCGCCCTGCGCGGCGGCGCCGACGTGGTCGTGACCGGCCGGGTCACCGACGCCTCGGTGATCGTCGGCCCTGCCGCCTTCCACCACGGGTGGACCCCCGAGCAGTACGACGAGCTCGCCGGCGCCGTGGTCGCCGGCCACGTGATCGAGTGCGGCACGCACGCCACCGGCGGCAACTTCTCCGGGTTCACCTCGATCGACCCGGCGCTGCGGGCGAAGCCGCTCGGCTTCCCGCTCGCCGAGATCGCCGCGGACGGCTCGTTCGTGGTCACCAAGCATGAGGGCACCGGGGGCGCGGTCACCGTCGACACGGTCACCGCCCAGTTGGTCTACGAGATCCAGTCGGCGAAGTACCTCAACCCCGACGTCACCACGCTGCTCGACACCGTCGAGCTCACCCAGGAGGGCCCGGACCGGGTCGCCGTCTCCGGGGTGCGCGGCGAGGCGCCGCCGGTCACCCTCAAGGTCTGCGTCAACGAGCTCGGCGGCTGGCGCAACAGCATGGAGATCCTGCTGACCGGCCTGGAGATCGACGCCAAGGAGGAGTGGGTCAAGGAGCAGATGGTCAGCGCCTGGGGCGACAAGGCCCCGGCGACCGTCGCCTGGTCCCGCTCCGCCCCGCCGGTCGAGGACCCGGACTCCCAGGAGCTCGCCTCCTGCGTGCTCCGGGTGATGGCGCTGGACGCCGACCCCAAGGTCGCCGGCAAGGGCTTCACCGCCCCCGCGGTCGAGGTCGCGCTGGGCTCCTTCCCGGGGCTGACCCTGATGGCCCCGCCCGGACCGGCGACGCCGTACGGGATCTACCGCCCGGAGTACGTCGACCGCGCGGCCGTCGAGCACACCGTGGTGCATGCCGACGGCACCCGCGAGGTGGTCCCCGACCCGACGACGTACCTGAGCGCCGACGAGCTGGCCGCCGTGCCGCAGGCCGGTCTCAGCACCGGGTCGGACGAGGCGCCGGAGGAGACCGTGACCCGCAAGGTGCCGCTGGGCACCTTCGTGCACGCCCGCTCCGGCGACAAGGGCGGCAACGCCAACCTCGGCCTCTGGGTCGCCCGCGACGGCTCGTCCGACGAGGCGACCTACCAGGCGCGCGTCGCCTGGCTCACCTCGTTCGTCACCCCCGCGCGGGTCAAGGAGCTGCTGCCCGAGGCCGCCGACCTCGAGGTCGAGGTCTTCGCCCTGCCCGAGCTCGGCGCGGTCAACGTGCTGATCCACGGGCTGCTCGGCGCCGGCGTGGCTGCCTCCACCCGGATCGACCCCCAGGCCAAGGCGCTGGGCGAGTGGGTCCGCGCCCGTCACGTCAACATCCAAGGAGACCTGCTCTGATGACCACCATCGACGCGGCTGCGGCCCAGTCGACCCCCGAGGAGCGGGAGGCGCTGCGGCAGATGGCCGCGGAGTTCACCCGCCGCGAGATCGCCCCGCACCTGCAGGAGTGGGAGGACGCCGGCGCGCTGCCGCGCGAGCTGCACGTCAAGGCCGGCCAGGCCGGGCTGCTCGGGGTCAGCTTCCCCGAGTCCGTCGGCGGCTCCGGCGGCGACCTGCTCGACACCGTCGCCCTCCAGGAGGGGATGTTCTCCCAGGGCGCCTCCAGCGGCCTGATGTCGGCGCTGTTCACCAACGGCATCGCCTGCCCGCACATCGCCGCGCACGGCAGCCCCGAGCTGGTCGACCGCTGGGTTCGGCCCACGCTGGCCGGCGAGCTGATCGGCTCGCTCGGCATCACCGAGCCCGGCGGCGGCTCCGACGTGGGCAACATCGCCACCACGGCGGTCCGCGACGGCGAGGAGTGGGTGATCAACGGGTCGAAGACCTTCATCACCTCCGGCACCCGCGCCGACTTCGTCACCACCGCCGTCCGCACCGGCGGCCCCGGGGCGGGCGGCGTCTCGCTGATCGTCGTCCCGACCGACACCCCCGGCTTCAGCGTCGACCGCAAGCTGGCCAAGATGGGCTGGCACAGCTCCGACACCGCCGAGCTCAGCTACGTCGACGTCCGGGTGCCGGTGGGCAACCTGGTCGGCGACGAGAACGCCGGCTTCTGGTACATCGCCGAGCAGTTCGTGGTCGAGCGGATGGCCCTGGCCATCCACGGCTACGGGATCGCCGAGCGCTCGCTGGAGCTCACGGTCGACTACTGCCGCCAGCGCAGCACCTTCGGGGAGCCGCTGATCAAGCGCCAGGTGGTGCGCCACAAGCTTGTGGAGATGCGCCGTCAGGTCGAGGCCGCCAAGGCCTACACGCACGCGGTCGCCGCGCAGTACGTCGCTGCCGGTGGACCGAACGAGGCGGTCATCGCCGCGGCCTGCATGGCCAAGGAGACCGCCTGCAACACCGCGACGTACGTGACTGACCAGGCCGTCCAGCTGCACGGCGGGACGGGATACATGCACGGGACCGAGGTGGAGCGGCACTACCGCGACTCCCGGCTCCTGCCAATCGGAGGAGGAGCGACCGAGGTGCTGACCGACCTTGCCGCCAAGCTGTTGGGATACACGCGATGAGCGCCGGGACCGCGGAGGAGGAGCGCCGCTCCCACCTGCTCGCGAAGATCGACGACCTCGGGACCGAGCAGGCCAAGGCCGTCGCCGGCGGCGGTGAGAAGTACGTCGCCCGCCACCACGAGCGCGGCAAGCTGCTGCCCCGCGAGCGGATCGAGCTGCTGATCGACGAGGGCTCGGCCTTCCTCGAGCTCTCCCCGCTGGCCGGCTGG
The window above is part of the Nocardioides campestrisoli genome. Proteins encoded here:
- a CDS encoding TetR/AcrR family transcriptional regulator — encoded protein: MTDQPTRVPQEERTRAMRARLLEATVECLVERGFSGTSTTLVSQRAGVSRGAQLHHFPTKNDLVVAAVEHLTAMRAAELAAVLGDDPRREHGTRAVLGTLADHFTSPVFVAALELWVAARTDEQLLAAVQPLEQRVGRETHHLTAAALGVDGNAPGTRELVQATLDLLRGLGLANTFSDDTRRRERILDQWAVTLDAALVSTSSTDEQTTEGA
- a CDS encoding acyl-CoA dehydrogenase family protein; translation: MTTIDAAAAQSTPEEREALRQMAAEFTRREIAPHLQEWEDAGALPRELHVKAGQAGLLGVSFPESVGGSGGDLLDTVALQEGMFSQGASSGLMSALFTNGIACPHIAAHGSPELVDRWVRPTLAGELIGSLGITEPGGGSDVGNIATTAVRDGEEWVINGSKTFITSGTRADFVTTAVRTGGPGAGGVSLIVVPTDTPGFSVDRKLAKMGWHSSDTAELSYVDVRVPVGNLVGDENAGFWYIAEQFVVERMALAIHGYGIAERSLELTVDYCRQRSTFGEPLIKRQVVRHKLVEMRRQVEAAKAYTHAVAAQYVAAGGPNEAVIAAACMAKETACNTATYVTDQAVQLHGGTGYMHGTEVERHYRDSRLLPIGGGATEVLTDLAAKLLGYTR
- a CDS encoding response regulator transcription factor, whose amino-acid sequence is MTRVLVVDDDPAIRRTLGVNLRARGYEVEVVGDGRSALQAVDEQLPDVVLLDLGLPDLDGVTVLGRLRAMAEVPVIVVSARTESDDKVEALDLGADDYVTKPFSIEELLARVRAATRRAGAESPALRVEVDGLALDVSDCVARRDGEEIRLTPTEWRIVEHLVRRRGRLVRQTDLLHAVWGPRFDRQTNYLRVHMSSIRRKLERDPGHPRLFLTEPGMGYRFVA
- a CDS encoding acyclic terpene utilization AtuA family protein translates to MTRVVRIGNCSGFYGDRLSAMREMLEGGPLDYLTGDYLAELTMLILGKDTMRDPSLGYARTFVRQAEDCLGLALEKGVKIVANAGGLNPAGLADKLREVATGLGLDARIAHVEGDDLRPRAAELGFPNALTANAYLGGFGIVAALRGGADVVVTGRVTDASVIVGPAAFHHGWTPEQYDELAGAVVAGHVIECGTHATGGNFSGFTSIDPALRAKPLGFPLAEIAADGSFVVTKHEGTGGAVTVDTVTAQLVYEIQSAKYLNPDVTTLLDTVELTQEGPDRVAVSGVRGEAPPVTLKVCVNELGGWRNSMEILLTGLEIDAKEEWVKEQMVSAWGDKAPATVAWSRSAPPVEDPDSQELASCVLRVMALDADPKVAGKGFTAPAVEVALGSFPGLTLMAPPGPATPYGIYRPEYVDRAAVEHTVVHADGTREVVPDPTTYLSADELAAVPQAGLSTGSDEAPEETVTRKVPLGTFVHARSGDKGGNANLGLWVARDGSSDEATYQARVAWLTSFVTPARVKELLPEAADLEVEVFALPELGAVNVLIHGLLGAGVAASTRIDPQAKALGEWVRARHVNIQGDLL
- a CDS encoding ATP-binding protein, which gives rise to MTPGAPGERGRLRVYLGAAPGVGKTFAMLDEGHRRLARGTDVVVGYVETHGRPRTAEQLTGLEVVPRCAVAYRGTVQEEMDLDALLARAPAVALVDELAHTNVPGSGSGHEKRWQDVQTLLAAGIEVVTTVNIQHLESLNDVTEAITGVRQRETVPDHVVRAADQIELADMSPQALRRRMAHGNVYSAEKVDAALSQYFREGNLTALRELALLWLADRVDEGLDRYRAEHRIDSTWAARERIVVPVSGGPESATLMRRAARIASRSSGAEWRALHVSRSDGLTRLASEELLGLRRKAEELGGTFHTVTGDDTAEAVLDFARAENATQITLGASRRGRVSTLLRPGVGERVVAGSGDIDVHIVNHDYARQGAVRERRPDHLGRRRRLLGLAVGAVVPVLVSLGLRPYADVVALPTEAMVLMVVVVATAMVGGLLPAVVSALVSGLLLNLLFTPPLYELTVAEPENVLVLALFMVVGIAVATVVDGAARRTAQAVRARAEADALTALAHDLLNASDDVPGLLASAGEVLGASGAALVRRAPGDGGPEEVLASWGDPPADLASAEATAVVDDRTTLALAGTDLPAARRSLLNAYAAYAGVMAERRRATEAEVERLRLTEADRTRTALLSAVSHDLRSPLSAVKVAVDSLCSPDVAWSAEDERELLETIQEATDRLIGLVTNLLDMSRVHTGSIHPRSTEVVLAHAVHDAVAPLPGSARIEVAVDEQLVALADPGLLDRVLANLGENALKHTPATARIRVDGALTGAAGDRVLLRIADTGPGVGGRDQARLFDPFQRFGDVPRDDGVGLGLAVARGLTEAMGGTLSAEETPGGGLTFVLELPALIPTLEEELA
- a CDS encoding TIGR03084 family metal-binding protein, which gives rise to MLDDVLADLTAEGDRLEALVAPLAPEQWRTPTPAEGWDVATQVAHLAWTDEVAVKAATDKEAWDAEVMGAIGNPEGYVDEMALQGGAVDPADLLARWRTARAALVQTLRDFPEGQKLPWFGPPMSPTSMATARLMETWAHSLDVHEALGAEPEQSDRIRHVAHLAVRTRNYSFAQNGLEKPAEEFRIELTSPSGETWTYGPEDAAQTVTGPAYDLCLLATQRVHRADTALVATGADADRWLDIAQCFAGPAGEGRAAR